GGACAAAAACAAAAGCCAGCTCCCGCACCTCCCGCACCTGTGCGATCCGACTGGAACAAAAAGATCATCAAGAACGCCAGCCTGGAACTGGAAATAAAGAATTTCAAGGAATTCGAAAGACTTGTAAGCGCCATTACGGGTAAGTATGCAGGTTATATCGCCGAAGAGAACCAGGAAAGCTCCGATTACAAGCTGCAGTCCAAAGTCAATATCCGTGTGCCGGTGGATTTGTTCGAACAGGCAGTGAATGAATTCACCGGTAATGCAGAAAAGATCCTTACCAAAAATATTACCAGTAAAGATGTGACAGGTGAAGTGGTGGATGTTCGCTCCCGGCTGGAAGCCAAGCGCCAGGCTCGTTTGCGTTACCTGGAACTGATGAAGCAGGCAAAGAATATGGAAGAGGTTTTCCAGGTACAGAAAGAAGTGGACGAGATCCAGGAAGAGATCGAAGCGGCTGCCGGCAGGATGGGGTATCTCAATCATTCATCTGCCTACAGTACCATCCAGCTTGTTTATTTCCAGATCCTGAACCCTGACCTGGTGAATAACAACAACCATGAGCCTTCTTTTGGAACCCGTGTTCTGGATGCATTCGGAGCAGGATTCAAATGGCTGGGCGATGTAATGGTGGCATTGATCACACTATGGCCTATGATCCTGGGTGTGGGACTGGTAGTGTACGCTGTGAGGAAGACAATCAGGCGGAATCGAACCAAACCCACTGCCAGTGCAGTTGTGGACCCGGTGAATGTTTGATGGGCGCAGTTGGCATATGGTAATAAGAATTTTGTCGCCCCAACAGATCAGACAGGTATTGAATCCTCTGATCTGTTGGAGGCGATTTTTTGGGCAGGCAATCAGTTCAATTTCCTGTAAATTAAAACTTACCTTAACCATCACTGTTAGCAGTGGACTGTTGCCAGATACAAGTTCCACAGGCCGCTGAAATTTCGTAAATTGAAGTCTGATAACACAAGCTTCATGTCAAAGAAAAAATTAGTGGTACTTACCGGCGCCGGCATCAGCGCGGAGAGCGGATTGAAAACATTCAGGGACAGTGATGGCCTCTGGGAAGGATATGATGTAAGGGAAGTGGCTACGCCCCGCGCCTGGAGGAAGAACCCATCGCTGGTGCTCGACTTCTACAATATGCGCCGCAAGAACGTGATCGATGCAAAACCCAATGCAGCGCATTTCGGTCTGGCTGATCTGCAGAATGATTTCGATGTACAGATCATCACCCAAAACATAGACGACCTGCATGAACGTGCCGGCTCTGAAAAAATACTTCACCTCCATGGCGAGATCCTCAAAATGCGCAGCGTGGGCGATGAATCGCTGATCTATCCCATTACCGGTGATATCAATATCGGCGATCTGGCGGAAGATGGCGAACAGCTTCGTCCGCATATCGTTTGGTTTGAAGAACCTGTGCCAATGATCGCTGAGGCTGTACCGTTAGTGAAGGCTGCCGATATCTTTGTGGTGGTTGGCACTTCGCTGGTGGTGTATCCTGCAGCGGGACTGGTGGACTTTGTTCAACCGAGGGTTCCGAAATATATCGTTGATAAGAAGATCCCTTCAACGGAAGGCTTCTATGGCGTTCATCCTATTGAAATGCCGGCAACAACCGGGGTTGAGGAATTGATGCGGATACTTCGTGGAGAATAATATTCCATTTGATTTTGTTTGTTTGAGAGGGTATGAAATGCCGGTTGGAAAACGAACCGGCGCTTGGGTGGCTTTGATCAACTGTTGTTGGTTGGATGGAACAGGGGAATGCTAATGAGCTTTTTCGCTTACGTTTTCAAGGCCTCCATTTCAGACCCCGCTCAAACAATGGGCTGCGGAACTGTGCCGGAGTTAATTATTTCAAGATTTAGATTTCTTCACTTCATATCAGGCTTCTTCTTCGTGGAAGATGATACCGTTCTGGTACAATTCTTTCAGCACAGGTTCATAGATCTCCGGCAGGATAGGAATGTGGAGACCTGTGAGTTTTATTTCATTTAGAAGAATTAGTTTGGCGGCAATACCTAGTGGCAGTCCAACCGTTTTTGCCATGGCCGTGCGAAGCTGGTCTTCTCCTTTCACTAACAGACAGCTTTTAATGTGCTGGATCTGACCGTTAAGAAGATAGTCTATTTCATGTAACATCACGATCATGTCTTTGTCGTGCGAAGCCAATACCAGCTTTTGTTCCAGGGCAAACTGAAGTACGTCGGCGGCAGTGCAGAGGCCCTTGTTGATACGTGTTGCTTCATCATTCAGTCCAAGAAAATCGAGTTGCTGATAGAATGGATCTTCTTTGGAGAGAGCGGCAATCACATCTGTTGTATCGTGTACCCTGAAATGTTCACGGAAGAATGCGGAAAGCGGGAGACCATCTGTATTGTACATGACTGTTTCATCTGTAAGGTGCAGCCAGATGATCTGCTTCCAGCCTGCATTGAAAGCTGGGTAACGGAGCGTGGTGCGGAGAAAGGTGAGCGATTCCTCAAGTCCGTATATGGGGATGTAACTTAACGAGTCGCGGTTCGCATACCAGGCAAGCTCTCCAAGACCAGGCGTTTGCACAGTATTGTTGACATTGAATAAAGCCGTGTAAGGGATTTCCACTTTTTCATTATTCTCCTTGTATACAGCGCCTGCCTTACCAGCCATTACCACGTTGCGCGGGTTCCAGCTGATCTTGTAATGCCAGGGGTTGTTATCGCTTTCAGGAGCTACCAGTCCCCGCAATGCGATTTGAAAGAAGTGATGGCGCCGCCTTTGGCGCGGATGGCACTGATCAGTTGCATCGCACTCATATGATCAATGCCGGGATCCAGGCCCATCTCACAGAGAAAGAACAATCCTTTTGCTGCGATCTCATCTTTCAGCGCTTTTATCTTTTCATCCACATAAGAAGCTGTGAGCAGGTGCTTACCATACTGAACACAATCCTTGGCTACCAGGTAATGCAGGAATGGCGGCAACAGCGAGATCACGATATCTGCGGAGTATACCAGCGCGCGCCTGGCTTCGTCCTGCTCCACATTGATGGCAACGGCTTTCACGTGTGGCGCACCGGCCGTTTTTGAGCTGGCAAGTTCAAGGTTTCCATCCACAACGGTAAGCGCCCAACGATGCGTATCCGTTTCCTTTATGAGGTAATCGATCAGGCATGTAGCTGACTTTCCTGCACCGAAGACGAGAATATGCTTCATTGGCACAAGATAGTAAAAACGGTAATAGGGGGAAATGGGAGCAATCGCAGGAATGGCAGCTATTGTTGAAGTGTGGATATTGCAGCGCTGCCTGTAACAATTATTGGTGGAGTGTGATCACACCAATATCAGTGGTCTGACGGTCTTGAACCTGCACCTCCACATCCCTATCTTTTAATGGAGATCTGGCATCGATACGGAGTTTCCAGGTGCCTGGTTTGAGATTGCAGGTGAAGGCTCCATTATCTGAGAAAATCCTTGTAGTATCATTACCCTGAATGGCCCAGATGGTCTTGGCTCCATAGCTCGGCTGAATACTACCGGTAACGGATGCGTGTTGCATGGCCCTGAAGGCATGCAGACTGGCTACCGCTATGATGATGGCAATAAGCGTGGCAAGAGTATTCTTCATGGCGTACGTGTTTTTATTTAGAGAAGAATAAACTATTCATTTATCAGCAAGTTACTGAAGGTCAGGATGAAATGGGTTGGTTTTAATACGTTTTTAATCCTTACCGGGGTGTTCGGGTAGTCTGCATCGTGATAATGCAGGATATAGCGGGAAGGGGCATACGCAATCAGAAGCCTGTACGGGCGATACCCAGCGCTCTTGAATTGATTTTGGTTATAACATAATCGATCGATACGCCACGTGAAGTGCGTGGGGCTTCCAGCGTTTTTTGTGCGCCGGCCCCAACATCGTTGAAGAGTAAACGCTGCACTTTTACCACTCTGTTTTCTGGACCGAGGTATTTTATCTCCAGTTCGATCTGGTCCAGTGGAAATGAACTGGTATTGGAAACAGTGAAGTATAAATTGGAAATGCCTCCCAGTACGCCGGTGCGGAATGGACTGGCAGCCACCTGAACCATCTGGTAGATCTTTTCACGGGCTGCGGCCACATCTGCTTCCCGAACGGGCCTGGGCTCGTCCTTCCTGGTAATCACTGCCTGGGTGACTTTCATTTCCTGCGGGTCTTTTTCCTGGAAGGTAACCGCAGCATCATTATTGTTCACAACAGGAGGGAGCTGCTTATCTTTTTCAGCCAGTTGCCGGCCGGAATTGTTATCCTGGATATGGCTTTGCTCCCCATCAGGAGGCGTACTTTCTTCTGCATATTCTGCATTGTTTGGAGCGGTAGTTTCACCGGCTTTTTGCTCCGGCTGAATTCCAGCCTGACGCTGGGCTTCCCTTTCCTGCAGGCGCTGCACCAGCTGGTCGAGCGCTTTCTGGTTCTCACTGCCGCTCTTGCTGTACGTCAGCGCCATCCCAATGACGATACCACCCAGCAACAGACATGCAGCAACGATGCTGCGCATGAGCAGAAGATGTTTCCTTCCTGACTGATTGCGCATAGGGATCACCGGAACAGTCTCTTCCTGTTGCTTATTGATAAGGGACGAGAAATTGGCGGGTTGCTCAACAGGAGTTTTGGCCTGTTGGGTTTTTGAAGTATTGGATTGCTGGTTCCATTGCTGAATGGCCTGCTGTGCTGTTTGTTTTTTGGAAGCAGCAGCGGCAGCGGCCTGAATGGATTCTGCCAATGCAGCGGCACGGGCTTCCAGTGCTTTGGCGGCTTCCTGAGATACACGCGCTTCTTCCTGTTTATCGGATTCCATATTGCCGGAGAAAGCCTGCGTTACCGGAACGGTAGTTTCTTTTTTTGCCTGAACAGGTTGAGTCTTTACAATTTCCTCAGAGCCTGTCTGCTGAACAGCCTGCTTTTGCCTGAATCCAGCAGGCAGCGTTACATATACTTTTCCGGTACCGGTTTTCACCACAGGTTTGGAAACGGGAATATTTTCGCTGGTTTCTTTGGGGCTGTTCACTGCAGCAGCGATCGTCTGTTCAGTATTGCCCTGGACAGCTGTATTTGTTTGTGCAGTGAAAGCGGGAGTGGAAGTATGTTCAACGGCGGGCAGGGATTGTTCCTGTTTGCCGAGTTGTTGCTGTGCTGCATGGATGGCATGCTGCTGAGCGGAACTGCTGCGTTTGTAGAACCTGTCGTACGGCTGCTCTTCCACCACCGGGGCGAAGGCCTTGAGTTCATCAATTTCACTGGGATACCGCCAGGCTGCGCTCCTGCCTTCGAGCCATACGAGGTCGTAAGGCTTGATTCCCTTCTTCACCAGTTCCTCAACCGTGTAAGGCCCGGTCTGTTTATTATCTCGCAGCAATAAATACTTGTTCATAGATCACCGATAAGCGTGCAAAAATAGTTTTACCACAGGGGGATCATGGCGCAAAACGCTGACTGATGGCTTATTCCACAGCAGGGTAGGATCAATAGAGGATATTGGAGGGTATTGGAGTTTTGTAAGGTAATTGCAAGTTAACTGTTGAGTAGGGTTAAACCAAAAACCAGGCCACTTAAATTATGAAAGCGACGTTAAAAAACGTGGCGGAATTTCCCCTTCAAAACCCATTGAAAATCTGCATAAGTTGCTCACATCAGTGGATAAAATAGGAGGGTAAAAACAGGCTTTATTCCGCGGTTTTACGATGCAAATAAGGTAAATTTGCGCCTTCACGTTCCGCCTTCCGGGCGGAAAAAAAACGGATCAAAAAATACAGGAAGCAAGTATGGAAGAGAATCTTATACCACAAGAAACGAATGACCAGAACCGGATCGTTCCTGTGAACATCGAAGAGCAGATGAAAACGGCTTATATCGATTACTCCATGAGCGTGATCGTAGGCCGTGCATTACCGGATGCGCGCGACGGATTCAAACCTGTTCACCGCCGCATTCTGTTTGCCATGAATGAACTGGGTGTGCATTTCAATAAACCCCACAAGAAATCCGCCCGTATCGTGGGTGAGGTGTTGGGGAAATACCACCCGCACGGTGACAGTTCTGTATACGATGCCATGGTGAGAATGGCCCAGGAATGGAGCATGCGTTATACACTGGTAGACGGTCAGGGTAACTTCGGTAGCCAGGATGGTGATCAGCCGGCTGCCATGCGTTATACCGAGGTGCGCCTGCAACGTGCAGCAGAAAGCATGCTGATGGATATCGATAAGGACACTGTGGACTTCCAGCTCAACTTCGACGACTCCCTTGAAGAACCAACTGTATTGCCTACACGCTTACCCAACCTGCTCCTCAACGGATCAAGTGGTATTGCGGTGGGTATGGCCACCAATATGATGCCCCATAACCTTTCCGAGGTGATCGACGGCTGTGTGGCGTATATTGATAAACGTGATATCACCGTAGATGAGATGATGCATTATATCAAGGCTCCTGACTTCCCAACAGGTGGCATCATCTACGGTATGGAAGGTATCAAATCCGGTTATCATACCGGCCGGGGCAGGGTTGTACTCCGCGGACGTGTTCATGTTGACACCAAAAGCAGCGGACGCGAACAGATCATCATTACAGAAGTGCCTTTCCAGGTGAACCGTGACGCGCTCTGCGATCGCATCGGTCAACTGGTGAACGAAAAAGTACTGGAAGGCATCGCCCATATCAATAACGAATCCAACAATAAGGAAGGTACCCGTATTGTGGTAGACCTGAAAAGGGATGCGATCTCCAATGTGGTGATCAACCAGCTCTACAAATTCACCGAGCTGCAGACTTCATACGGTATTAACAACGTAGCACTCGTAAAAGGCCGCCCACGTACCCTGAACGTTATTGAAATTATTGCTGAGTTCATCGAATTCCGCCACGAAGTGGTAGTCCGCCGTACTAAATTCGAACTGAAGGAAGCTCAGAAGAAAGCGCATATCCTGCAGGGTTATCTTATCGCACTGGACCACCTGGACGAAGTGATCGCCCTGATCCGCGCATCCGCTACGCCGGAGATCGCAAAGGAAAGTCTCGTGAACGCAGGCTGGGGACTGGACGAGATCCAGGCCAAAGCCATCCTCGAATTACGTCTCCAGCGTTTGACAGGCATGGAACGTGAGAAGATCAAAGAAGAATATGATGAATTGATGAAATTGATCAACTATCTCACAGAACTGCTTAGCAACGAAGGAATGAGGTATGATGTGATCAAGAACGAGCTCCTCGAGGTGAAAGACAAATTCGGTGATGAACGCAAAACCGAGATCACTTTCCTGGACGATGAAGTGAGCATCAAAGACCTGATCAAGGAAGAAGATGTGGTGATCACCATCTCACATCTCGGTTATATCAAACGTACACCCGCATCCGAATTCCGCGCACAACGCCGTGGAGGTCGTGGCGTACAGGGAGGCAAAACCCGCGAGGAAGATTATATCGAACATCTCTTCGTGGCCAGCACCCACCACACTATGCTCTTCTTCACAGAAAAGGGAAGGGTTTACTGGCTTAACGTTTACCAGATCCCCGATGGTGAGAAAACCGGCAAGGGACGCGCCATCCAGAACATGATCCAGATCGCTCCGGACGATAAGGTCCGCGCCATCATCGATGTGAAGGACTTCGCCGACAAGGATTATGTGAATGGCCATAATATTGTACTTTGTACGAAGAAGGGTATCATCAAAAAGACAGCGCTGGAAGATTTCAGCCGCCCGCGTCAAACCGGTGTGAATGCCATCACCATCAATGAAGGCGATGAACTGCTGGAAGCCAGACTGACTGACGGTAACAGCGAGATCATGATGGCTGTGAAAAGTGGAAGGGCCATCCGTTTCCCTGAAGAAAAAGTAAGGGCTACCGGCCGTGGCGCCATCGGTGTAACTGGTATTGAAGTGGATGACAATAATGATGAAGTAATTGGCATGATATGTGTCAACAGTGGAGATACAACTCGTACAGTGTTGGTAGTGAGCGAAAAAGGATATGGAAAGAGAACGCAGGTTGAAGAATATCGCGTTACCAACCGCGGTGGTAAAGGGGTGAAAACCATCAGTGTTACTGATAAGACCGGATCCCTGGTAGGAATCCTGGATGTTACCGAAAAGGAAGACCTCATGATCACCTGTAAGAGTGGTATCATCATCCGTATGCCGGTTGGCGGCATCAGTGAGCTGGGCCGCGCAACACAGGGTGTGAAACTGATCCGTGTGGAAGATGGAGACGAAATTGCCGCCATCACCAAACTGGACGAATCTGAAGATGATGAAACCCCTGTTATCGAGGGAGCGGTTGTTGAAGGTGCGGAAGGTGTTGAAGCTGCCGGCGAAACAACTGGTGAAGCAGGTAATAATGAAGATGCTGCAACCGGAGAAGCCGCAGAAGCATCTGAAGAAGGACCTGACAATAACTAAGGCAGATAAAAACCTCTTATACTATTAAATAAATAAGCAAACAATGAAAAAAGTATTGCTGTTAGCGTTGCTCGCCGCACCAGGGTTGGGTTTGTATGCGCAGAAGCTGGACAAAGCGAAAGACTTACTGGGCAAGAAGAAGATCACTGAAGCAAAAACGGAGATCGACAACGTGCTGGCCGTAGAAAAGAACCAGTCTAATCCAGAGGCCTGGTACACAAAAGCTAAAGTATATGTTGCCGTTGCAGGTGATTCTGTACTCCGCAGCTCCGTGCCCGATGCACGCGAAGTAGCGTTCGAGTCACTGAAAAAATATATGGCGATGGAAGAAACACGTGAGAAGGACGCAGCCAAAAGGAACGTTCTGCTGACGCTGGATAACAGCCAGCCTTTGCTGGACCTGTATTCCGGTTATTCTTCTGCAGGCGCTACCTATTATAACGCAGGCAATTTCAACGAAGCGCTCAACAACTTCAAGAAATGTCTCGGCATCTTCGAATTCATGAGTGGCAAAAATCTCACCACGCTGAAACTGGATACTACTACAACACTGTATGCAGGTATCTCTGCTGAAAAAGCCAGCAAGCCCGATGAAGCTGCGGTTTACTACGGTATGATCGCTGATCAGAAAGCAAAAGGTGAAGGTTTTGCAGAATTATACAAATGGCTGGCTGATTACTATCGTCAGAAGAACGATGTAACCAAGGCCCAGCATTATTCACAGCTCGGCAGGGAAGTGTATCCGCAGGATCCGTTCTGGACCGGCTTCGAGCTGGAACTGATGCGTGAAAAAGGTTCCAAGGAAGAGCTATTCAAAAAATACGACCAGGTTCTGGCAGAGAATCCCAATAACCACCTGTTCCTCTTCAACTATGCAGTAGAAGTGTACCAGGTCGGATACAATCAGGATGCTGCACAGCGCCCGGCCAATTCCAAAGAGCTGATCGCCAAAGCAACCGAACTGATCAAAAAATGCCTGGAGATCCAGCCTGATTATCCTAATGCCAATATGGTACTCGGACAGATCATCTATAACCAGGGTGTAGATATCAACAATGAGAACAAAGCGATCCGTCCTCAGGGTGGTGTAAAACTCACTGCTGATCAACTGAAAAAGAAAGAAGAGCTCCGTGCCCAGGTGGTTACGAAGTTCGATGAAGCTGCTCCTTATTTTGAGAAAGTAGCCAGCAAACTGGAATCAGAAGGCAAATTGAAAATGGACGACAAAGACATTCTGAAAAACTCACTCGATCTGCTGATCACGATCAACGAAGAGAAAGTGAGCCAGCTGGAGCAAAAGAAGAATGCTGCTGAAGCCAAGAAGAACGCTGCCGAAGTGAAAAGCCTGGAAGCCGATATCAAAAAACTCTCCGATAAAACTACCGAGTACACTGAAAAATTCAACAACGTAGACCGGAAACACTAATAAGATATAGTGGTAAAATTTAATGAGGAAACCCCTGAAGTGTCAGGGGTTTTTTCTATTTTAGAGTTGTAACCCCGTTTTTTTACCCAACAACCTTTTGCCATACCAAATGTCAGTGAACTCTAACGATCTGCTGCTGATTCTTTTTGTACTGGTGACCGTACCTTGTTTTTGTTACTGGATGGGCTACAGAAGTGGCGAGAAGTCCGGCGAGCTAAAAGTTTACAAGAACATGCAAGAAAAAGAAGATGCACAAGTAAGCCCTGAATAGGGGTGCAGTCTTGATAAAATAATTGAAGGCTGAACGTGATTGGATCACGCTCAGCCTTTTTTATGAGGTTCTGAAAACAGCGAGCATTGCCAATCTATTTGGACTGAATCCAGTTAATAAGGTATTCATGAATACAGTTTTGCCAGGTTCTGATGGTTAGGATTTGCTCAGAATATTCATCATACGGGACATGAATGAAAATTACACTACACTCCTTGTCCATTTTATCATAGGATGGTGTACGATGAAAATGGCCACTGCTTTTGTGACTTACGGAACCAGGGTAAATCAAAGCAACTTTACTTGCTCCCAAAAACTCATGGTAAGCATACATCTGTCTTAAATCTTCAGAGGAAGGGTGGAGGCCATTCAGATTTTTCCATTTCGTATCTATTACTATATTGGTACCTTCCAAATTCTTTATTAAGATATCGGGCCTGATATTGCTGCTTGAACCTTTTTCTGGCTTCCAGAAATTGACAGTATGCTGTGCGGTGATGGTTGTTCCGTTAATTTTATGCTTACGCAAACTCACATATACGAACTGCTCCCATAAATTATTCAT
This portion of the Pseudobacter ginsenosidimutans genome encodes:
- the gyrA gene encoding DNA gyrase subunit A is translated as MEENLIPQETNDQNRIVPVNIEEQMKTAYIDYSMSVIVGRALPDARDGFKPVHRRILFAMNELGVHFNKPHKKSARIVGEVLGKYHPHGDSSVYDAMVRMAQEWSMRYTLVDGQGNFGSQDGDQPAAMRYTEVRLQRAAESMLMDIDKDTVDFQLNFDDSLEEPTVLPTRLPNLLLNGSSGIAVGMATNMMPHNLSEVIDGCVAYIDKRDITVDEMMHYIKAPDFPTGGIIYGMEGIKSGYHTGRGRVVLRGRVHVDTKSSGREQIIITEVPFQVNRDALCDRIGQLVNEKVLEGIAHINNESNNKEGTRIVVDLKRDAISNVVINQLYKFTELQTSYGINNVALVKGRPRTLNVIEIIAEFIEFRHEVVVRRTKFELKEAQKKAHILQGYLIALDHLDEVIALIRASATPEIAKESLVNAGWGLDEIQAKAILELRLQRLTGMEREKIKEEYDELMKLINYLTELLSNEGMRYDVIKNELLEVKDKFGDERKTEITFLDDEVSIKDLIKEEDVVITISHLGYIKRTPASEFRAQRRGGRGVQGGKTREEDYIEHLFVASTHHTMLFFTEKGRVYWLNVYQIPDGEKTGKGRAIQNMIQIAPDDKVRAIIDVKDFADKDYVNGHNIVLCTKKGIIKKTALEDFSRPRQTGVNAITINEGDELLEARLTDGNSEIMMAVKSGRAIRFPEEKVRATGRGAIGVTGIEVDDNNDEVIGMICVNSGDTTRTVLVVSEKGYGKRTQVEEYRVTNRGGKGVKTISVTDKTGSLVGILDVTEKEDLMITCKSGIIIRMPVGGISELGRATQGVKLIRVEDGDEIAAITKLDESEDDETPVIEGAVVEGAEGVEAAGETTGEAGNNEDAATGEAAEASEEGPDNN
- a CDS encoding tetratricopeptide repeat protein — encoded protein: MKKVLLLALLAAPGLGLYAQKLDKAKDLLGKKKITEAKTEIDNVLAVEKNQSNPEAWYTKAKVYVAVAGDSVLRSSVPDAREVAFESLKKYMAMEETREKDAAKRNVLLTLDNSQPLLDLYSGYSSAGATYYNAGNFNEALNNFKKCLGIFEFMSGKNLTTLKLDTTTTLYAGISAEKASKPDEAAVYYGMIADQKAKGEGFAELYKWLADYYRQKNDVTKAQHYSQLGREVYPQDPFWTGFELELMREKGSKEELFKKYDQVLAENPNNHLFLFNYAVEVYQVGYNQDAAQRPANSKELIAKATELIKKCLEIQPDYPNANMVLGQIIYNQGVDINNENKAIRPQGGVKLTADQLKKKEELRAQVVTKFDEAAPYFEKVASKLESEGKLKMDDKDILKNSLDLLITINEEKVSQLEQKKNAAEAKKNAAEVKSLEADIKKLSDKTTEYTEKFNNVDRKH
- a CDS encoding DUF4339 domain-containing protein — translated: MNKYLLLRDNKQTGPYTVEELVKKGIKPYDLVWLEGRSAAWRYPSEIDELKAFAPVVEEQPYDRFYKRSSSAQQHAIHAAQQQLGKQEQSLPAVEHTSTPAFTAQTNTAVQGNTEQTIAAAVNSPKETSENIPVSKPVVKTGTGKVYVTLPAGFRQKQAVQQTGSEEIVKTQPVQAKKETTVPVTQAFSGNMESDKQEEARVSQEAAKALEARAAALAESIQAAAAAASKKQTAQQAIQQWNQQSNTSKTQQAKTPVEQPANFSSLINKQQEETVPVIPMRNQSGRKHLLLMRSIVAACLLLGGIVIGMALTYSKSGSENQKALDQLVQRLQEREAQRQAGIQPEQKAGETTAPNNAEYAEESTPPDGEQSHIQDNNSGRQLAEKDKQLPPVVNNNDAAVTFQEKDPQEMKVTQAVITRKDEPRPVREADVAAAREKIYQMVQVAASPFRTGVLGGISNLYFTVSNTSSFPLDQIELEIKYLGPENRVVKVQRLLFNDVGAGAQKTLEAPRTSRGVSIDYVITKINSRALGIARTGF
- a CDS encoding SIR2 family NAD-dependent protein deacylase, which encodes MSKKKLVVLTGAGISAESGLKTFRDSDGLWEGYDVREVATPRAWRKNPSLVLDFYNMRRKNVIDAKPNAAHFGLADLQNDFDVQIITQNIDDLHERAGSEKILHLHGEILKMRSVGDESLIYPITGDINIGDLAEDGEQLRPHIVWFEEPVPMIAEAVPLVKAADIFVVVGTSLVVYPAAGLVDFVQPRVPKYIVDKKIPSTEGFYGVHPIEMPATTGVEELMRILRGE
- a CDS encoding DUF4349 domain-containing protein; protein product: MKTFLTVSAFALVLASSCQNAAEKAPADTVMSIAPQKAEEASPELFDAASDTIAERAPSPEQESGNQTGQQPGQKQKPAPAPPAPVRSDWNKKIIKNASLELEIKNFKEFERLVSAITGKYAGYIAEENQESSDYKLQSKVNIRVPVDLFEQAVNEFTGNAEKILTKNITSKDVTGEVVDVRSRLEAKRQARLRYLELMKQAKNMEEVFQVQKEVDEIQEEIEAAAGRMGYLNHSSAYSTIQLVYFQILNPDLVNNNNHEPSFGTRVLDAFGAGFKWLGDVMVALITLWPMILGVGLVVYAVRKTIRRNRTKPTASAVVDPVNV